The window aactgtttgctgcttcctattctttcccagaaGCGTGACCacgcgattctcacccatgcctagcgaggccatggtgaaaaacATGCTGAAACAACAGCTTTCGTGaatgaaccaaacagttgcattaacatgtTAACATGTTatcaccagcagctgtccgccttCAGAACGCAGAGATGGCAGCAGGGTATCCTGGAGCGGTGGcttttgccttattttatgccattcttattatccatcactcgcggctagctgattagttaccacactggccaatcACAAACAAAGTGATAAGCATTGGACTCCGAAAAGGCATTGTTCCGCAGACGCAACCAGCAGCTGcacgaaggaaaccatgaactaagcgacggagcttcagctttggatcgtctgcggctatacagtaaacccaatctttatgcattttcagaacctgaaaatgcatcaaaatgttaaagatttggtttactgtatagcaataaatatctgagcttGAATTGGCATCGTGAAattttggcgtctctcataatcatatggtggttttgggacgttaaaccccacatatcaatcaatcaatcaattagcatcgtgaaatttcattgaagcgggacggcagaagaaaaagtgtctGTTGTGACGAAAacatttatgcattgactcctacgGACTGCCGACAGGGAAGCGTGAAattttcgttgtagcgggaatTTCGTTCAAGCGGCGTTCATTGTAGCGAGGTTCGAATGTAATGCATTTATGTTTAATGCATTGAAAAGTAAAGTAGAAGCTATAATCGAGAGGCTAAGAACTACTACATTAGTAAtactatgaagtcttggtttggaagacctttattaggcccgaggaaccggcagccgacagcggagatgcacgaaccatgatgatgatacgtgacaacaatgaggatgcataagcaatacatgataatgatgataatgtacagatgaagaggattggtatactaaatgcccacactgattccccccacgTGAGAGCGGCCAGCCTGGCTGCGGCAAGTCAAgaggacaaagaacgtcgcatgaagggcttcatacttgagacatggacgacttcagtagttcgataacggcgatctgcttgggctacaagtggcgtcacgcgataatttactggtgaagtttcttcaagaactgtgtacggcccgataaatcgtggctggaacttgtcgcacaaaccaggtgtgcgaataggcgtcaaaaggagcacttcgtctccaggttgaaaggatacagcacgatgcgattcatcataaaccagttttctgtcttgctgtcgggcttcagtgtttatacgagcacgtcggcggctctctgcgagccgcaaaacgtattcctctgaagaggatggagatgaatccgcatggcaggtaaagaaggagacgtccagcaaagaattaggggagcgtccataaactaggtaaaatggtgagtagccggttgtccgctgaatagccgtattgtaggcgaaagtgacaaatggtagaactacatcccagttcttgtggtctggttgaatgtaggcggcgatcatgtcagcaagagtgcggtggaatcgctcagtgaggccgttagtttggggatgataactagaggcagtcttgtgagttgtgccagaggcgcgaaaaagttcgttcactagttgtaaaaggaaggcccttccacggtcgctgagcaatacacgtggagcaccatgacgcagtataatggctcggaggatgaagtcggtaatttcagaagctgaaccggtagtgacagatgccgtctcggcgtagcgcgtcaaatggtcaacggctgttactatccatcggtttccagcagcactgactgaagggggccataaagattgatgcctacaacttcgaatggtgtggctgggcatggaagaggctgtagtgtaccggctggagcagatgtgggtagttttctacattggcaggtagtgcaggacccaatgtaccgagctacactagtggtaatacctggccaataaaaccgacttcgaaggcgatcataggttttgtggtaaccaaggtgaccagccgtcggatggtcatgaagtgctctgaggacttcggaccgaagcgatcggggtagaacgggaacccagcgctgaccgtcaggatggtaaattttgcggtacagcaccgagttgtccagcttaaactgcgagagttggcgacggagcctcgcattaggtggacgggaactgccagtgaggtagcctataatacgtcgacagtatgggtcagccagctgtcgagaagaaaaatcgtgcgggtcgtccgaaggcagctggtccatagatgcgagagaggaaaccgccgtagacgtggactccgagggcgtgttgtgcgaattgattgcggaaaccccgagtggagtcgctggtagtgggcagcgagaaagagcgtcggtgtCACTAtgtttcctgccacacttgtgtacgatggcaaaatcatactcttgtaggtgTAGAATCCAGCGGctgaggcgtcccgacaagttcttgagtgtcgaaagccaacatagagcgtggtggtcagtcacaattgtgaaatggcggccgtgaagatagggacgaaatttctgcactgaccaaacgacggcgaggcactccttctcggtgatcgtgtagttcctctcggctgcggagaggacgcggctggcgtacgcaacgactcgctctcgcgaagagttgtcgcgctggaggaggacggctcctaaaccgtggccgctagcgtccgtatggaggaaggtcggtgcaccatcgtgaaaatgagaaagtacaggatcggtcgtgagggcactcttcaacctgtcgaaagccgattcacattcctgagaccactgaaagggcgtaccagaagcaagtagcttatggagtggtgcggctatggaggcaaagttttgtatgaatcgccgaaagtaagaggcgagaccaaggaaacttcgcaaatctttcggcttctcagggcgagggaagcgaagcaccgcagcagttttctcagggtctggacgaattccgtccttgctcacaacatgaccaaggaccttgatagatctgctggcgaaatggcacttcttggtgttaatttgaagaccagcgcccgcaaggcaagtcaggatctcgtccaagcattgcagatgttgaggaaacgtcgacgaaaagacaacaatgtcatcgaggtaacataggcaagtcttccatttcaggccacgcagcacggtgtcaatcaagcgctcaaaagttgcgggcgcattgcatagaccaaacggcataacattgaattcgtataggccgtccggggttgcaaacgccgttttttctttgtcatcttcgtgcatggggatttgccagtagccggaacgcaagtcgaggcttgaaaagaattcagcaccttgtaaggaatcgaaggcgtcgtcgatacgtggcatggggtatacgtccttcctagtgatcttattgagtgctcggtaatcgacgcaaaatcgtacggaaccgtcttttttacgcaccagaaccactggagacgaccaaggactggttgagggtcggattatctcccgttgcagcatatcaaTGATTTTCCGTTCAATGATATcaacgttttcctcaatgattttccgttcggctagggagacgcggtaaggacgacgatgcacaatggatgttccgtcggtctgaatacgatgtgctgtagcagttgtctgacccaggctggatgaatgaatgtcaaaagagtttgcatgcttttgcaacaaatcaagcagctgctgcttctgtgagtctgtcaagtccttgttgatggctgctgtaaaggccgaggaagcagtatGATCTCCAAGATGGCCTTTaggggaggcaggggtaagaggcacgacgcacacaggctccagatcggcaacgcaggcgacagtagtgccccgcggcagtaaaattttatctgatgtggtgttcgtagcagcgaggacagctgatccattgttgaagcgagccacacctgatgcgagagctatgcctttattgagGCAACGGGgtgatggagtgaccaaaatgtcaccagagtcaacgtcgttggacaaaacagtgactaattgatgttcatttgggggtaactcgatgtctacagcagcgacgagtcgaagtggcctgtaggtttcatcactaagcaagtggtctgtgtcagtaacatggacgacacgttgtgcacaacaaatagccgcggaagcagatgaaagaaagtcccagcctaaaatgagttcgtgggagcacggggatagcacagcggattgtatataatgaagaatgtcgtcgattagcacatgggcagtacagagagcggaagggcgaatcattgttccctgggctgtaactagtgttggtccatcataaggcgtcgtgacttttcgaagacgggtgcacaaatcagcacgaataatagaaaacccagccccagtgtccaccaaagcatcaacgtccactccctcaactgagactgcaatcatattgtaagggcgcgctggaggaattggagtactgtgttggaatgcagtttctcctccaaaaactgcatcgcttagttttccggacgccgatcagaagcgagggaagcaggctgaagaggagaagaggagcgacggtagggcgatggtgaacggcgtctggttgatcgatgactactgtgCAGTTCACCgaatgctggcggagatggagaccgacgcggcggtgacgaataacgacagcactggtacaaggctcctgcggtatagtctcgttcgcgtatgttgtaccctcggcgctcatcttgctggcgcttgcggcaaaagcatgaaatgtgaccacgatagccacaataatagcacgtagggcgagtcgatcgataagaagGGTAGTAGCtcgtgttagatgcaccgggagagagagcagtgagagggacagatgatggctcaggcggtggtgatggaaagctcgtgggaaagcttctgggaggtgcggcagcaacggACGCGTACGTTGGTGGCAGCGGCGTCGAGCTggcggtgcctgatggtgcggcgacggcatgcgagaacaatgggagagtacgagcgacagtgggctgcaggtgggccatgtgggtcatggacgtgagctcctccctgatgacatcccgcaatgacgttgaagaagactgcatgggacacactgaaggtagtgtgaatcccattgattctaattctttgcgtataatcacccttattgtgtctcgtaggtttggatctgccgtaatacgggccgcgtcattgtccggttgtaggcgcatagactcgagtTCTTCGAGGTGCTGACAGGTTGTCATAACGTCAGCAACAGTAgctggattctggattgcaagggcattgaatgcgacgtgtgcgatccccttaagaagctggcgtaccttgtctgactctgtcattggggtttcaacccggcggcaaagtgaaaggacatcctcgatgtaggatgtatacgacttgccgatgtgctgtttccgagccgcgagagctttctttgcgagagccgaacgaacagtcggtgtgccaaagacatgccgaagctgatctttgaaggcggaccagtcggggatgtcgatgtagtggttgaggaaccacgtcttcgcgacacccgtgaggtagaatgacacgtaagcaagtttgtaggtgttatcccaccggttagcagcgccgacacgttcgaaatcgtccagccattcctccacatcttccccgcgcataccggcgaagggatggggctcacgctgggggctgttaatgacgtgaaaaggcgcggcacgcggtggcggagtggtaacggttgcagcaccgacctcttcttggtgcgacatatttccggacacctggcccaagcggcgacctgaacgtagctccagggggtagagtggtcgagaggatgacgagggatctaacagcacgctccaccacgtatgaagtcttggtttggaagacctttattaggccctaggaaccggcagccgacagcggagatgcacgaactaagatgatgatgatacgtgacaacgatgaggatgcataagcaatacatgataatgatgataatgtacagatgaagaggattggtatactaaatgcccacaatacctTCACTACACTTATGAAAAAATTCGGTCCAGGTTCTAGAGGTCGATTAGTCCCTAATCATCTACACCCTCATCGTTTATTCTTGGTGGCCAATATTCCTCAAATCCTGAAGGTATAGCAAATAACCTTGAATTATTACTTCAAATCTGAATTTTCTACCGATAACGGCATCAGTCGTTTATTTTCCGCGCTCAGCAAACTACCTGCTCTTTATAATCTTGAATTAAGCTCCTTCAGAGTACATAACGTACTAAATTTTGAAGTTTCAATACGATCTGGCCTACATATGTTTCTGTTTCGATCTGGCCTACATATGAAAGTAGTATTCAGAATGGCGTGCTTACTATCGTACTGTTATATTTAAAAAATTAATAATCTCTGCAGCAGTTTCCCAGCTGTGGAATTTAGCAAGCGTTGTGCCCACATTTAATTCCAGAAAGAAGCAATTAATACCACATTATAGGTCATTATTTTTGCTTTCTACCAGCTCAAACTATTGGAGCATGTCATTAACAAATGTATTGTAGAATAGCCAAATACACGAAATATACTTTGACGATTACAGCACGTCTTTCGTACTAGCTATTCTACTGTTACACAGTTGCTTCAATTTACGCACGACATTGCTTCTTCTCTGAACCACCGAAAACGGGTTGATGTCATATTTATTGACTATTCTAAAGTTTTTGACATGGTTTACCATGCTTAACTTTTAAATTTTTCGTAAATGTTTTGCCAACAGTAAGCTGGCTGATAGGATAACATATCTCTGAACCACCAAAAACGAGTTGATGACATATTTATTGACTATTCGAAAGTCTTTGACATGCTTTACCATGCTAAACTTTTAAATTTTCCAGAAATTTTTTACCAACAGCAAGCTGGTTGATTAGATAGCATATTATTTGCTGTCGCGCTCAAAATTTGTTACGTGtaaccacaccaggtcacccgACTTACACATCACATCAGGAAGGGGCCTCAAGGCTCGGTGCATGGTCCGCTTTTGTTTATTATTCATATAAATGACAGAGAACAAATTATTGGTGACACTCAAATTAAACTTTGAATGTATGTAGATGACTGCGTCATTTGTAGAACCATTCATAATACTCAAGATCAGGATGCGCTGAATAGtattgttttttcattgttttgtgaCGGGAGGGAAACATAACAAACTTCAAGAAGACTGTCGACCTTTCAAGTAAAAAACAGCGATATCATTTTACATGTACTAATGACGGTGCAAGTCTAGTAGCTATTATGTAGTTTGAATACATTTGTGTAATTCTCACAAGAACTTTAAATAGGTATATGCATGTCGAAACAATCACTTTAAAAACTAGTGTCTCTGACCCACGTTAAGCAACTTGACAAAATAATACTGACTAACAGCGCGCAAGTCTTTGGTGAGACTTGAATATGCATTCATCGTTGTGTCGTCTCACCACTGACATGGTGTAACCTTGTTAAAATCTTTTTAAGAAAAGCGATTCTGCTTATATTTTGTGGCTATAGTCAGTTTTCCTTGCCTACTTCGTGTACACATGTTTTGTTGATGCAGCCCCCCTTTTGAACGTCATCCTCCTGCATAGATAAGATAGTTCACACTGTGCCTATATCCTTTGTTTCATCTTCTGCACACAGTATCTGGTGATTTGATCCTCTAAATATTGCACCCTTAGATCAATAGAATTGTTTTCGTTTTATTTGATCCTCTAAATATTGCGTCCTTAGATCAATAGAATTGTTTTCGTTTTACTTTGTTTGCTTTTCTGCAGAATGTGCATTCTTAGAATGAGCTTGATGggtatcagcacaaactctgttCTGAGCaattgaaaaaaagaatgaacattAGGTGCTGAGCATTAGTATTTACACCTGCTATGTCTCAAAAACTGAAAAAGTAGTATTGATGTTAAGACATGCTGCTGTCAATTTGACTGCTTCTCCTTTCAGCGAGGAGGAGGAATAgacgtttatttttttaaacgGTATAGCGATGCAGGTTCCGTTTCGACCCTAGGGTGGGAGGaaactatttatttttttttcataacttaAGAGAGAAGTTGTTATCTCCATCAACACCTGAAGCTTAatcctacccccttcccctttcCCACACCACGCAGTTGACACACCACCACAGGAGGTGGAAACATCGGTGGTGCAGTTTTGGTACCGGCGCACAGGTCTAGATAAAACCCAACAAACACTGTAACCACGGAAAGACTGCCATGCAGCAACCATGCAGTACGGTGTTGTCCTTGCACTCGCAGGTGTTACTAGATGCCTCGAAATGCCTGGCAAAGAAGGCAAAGGAATGCACTCCTTGATAGTTCAGTTGGTTGAGCATTGGACTCCTAATTCAAAAATTGTGGATTCGCATCCTGTTGACTGAAAGAGGGAACTGTCCACTTTAATTTTTTGCAGTTGGAGATACTGTCCCCTGTGCTTTTCATGGCCACTTCTGATGTACTGTCTACAAATGTAGTAAATTCACATAGCACAAGTCTCGCAACACTCAATATAACTTtccaataataaaaacaaaacttgTTGTGTGGTGTGGTTTTGAACAAATAATTCTAATTAATATGTAAATATTTTTTACCTACTCTTTAGTTGGTTATATGCTATTTGATATAAAAATCCTGAAAACATAGGTCTTAGATGTGTATGCAATCAGTTTTATGTTGCATTCGTTTTGAGAAAATGAAAATAACGCTTGTGACGTGTTCTGGAATGCAGCACATTGAAGGTCGTAGTATACTACCAACAAAGTGATCGATTGAAGCCACACGCAAGCACTGTGAGGTCATGGAAAAGGCCCCCTTAGTGAGCAATGTATATAATGTTGCTGTCTCTTTTGGCCACCACTGGCGTAATAAACAAGTTGTGTATACATATGTAGCCATCGAAACTGAAGGGAATATATCAAGCTGTATATGTTTCGGTCACATCCATTCTAGGTCGCACATGTTTACATTCTCTGGTCCATCTGATAAAATATCTACTTTATGGTAACCACTTTGTCTGATATCATTTTCTCATAAGCGTTTTCTGATTTTCATCATTTCAGGATGCCTTTTGGGCCATATCTGTGCTTATGACAGATGAGAGGCATGCCATGCATGGTAAGTCATCTCATTTACACATACCCTGCCAAACATTAACTGCAGACTTAGACACATATTCATATTTTTTTGTCAAACAAGCCCAGATTTTCACGCTCAATCTTGATCTTTTTTACGTTCTATCGTTCTGAAAATTCAATCTCTCTTAGCCTCCGTGCTTTTTCTTGGCAACTCTTCAGATTGAAAAATACACGAGAGGTACTGTTTGTTCCCAGCAAAGTTCAAATGCAATTACACGAGTCTCCTCATTGGGTAGAAATAATTTCACAACATCAATCGGCTCCGATTGAAATACAAACTTGCCTATAACAATCATATGACCATCTATTGGTTACATTGACTATACTTCACTGCATTTGTAATTTTTTTGTGCAGCCAATTTAAACTGCGTCCTCCTACTTTTACAAAGGATGCTTTAGACATGGTTGCCGTAAAAATATGCTAAAACAAAAAAGTTCAAAGTGGCTCTCTACTATGTGAGATACGCGCTCGTGCCTACACCACTCCACTTTCATTGGGACTACCGTAAAATCCTGAGCAAGTACCCCCATCTCTCCTTCTGGAGATTTAAAATATGCACCCCTTTCTCCCCACCTGCCATTTTTGCCCCCACCTGCCATTTTTGCAGTTTTATTAACCATTTTTATTTGTCTGGTGAATGCATGCGTATTCAGTAAAGCATTTATTTAGAAGCATAGGCATGCATTCTTTATTCTTAGCTGCACTTCTGCACCATCTTAAACTTTGAACCCTGACTGAGCAAGCCCTCCCCCCCTCCGAATGTTGTCAAATTATCCTTCACCGTAGCGTGAAGGAGGATTGTTATGGATTCTGCAGTACTATATCCTAAATCAACAAACGCTGCACACGCATTTGGGCTATCACGAGAAGGATTGCAAACTGGCAGTGAGGGCAGAAAAAGATTTATATACAGGGCAGCATGAAGCCTTGCAGCCAGCTTTCGTGAGGTAACCTTTTCTGATGCTGTTTTCTAGATATAACGAAATGAACCAAGCAAACTAACAGTTTTGCTCTTCTTGGGATTTATTGCTCTCGGAAGACATCATGTGTTGTATGGCATTATGATGCATAGCCCATTTCAGTATGTGGTCGCAAGCTGCCTAGGAAGACATTCTTCAAAAACTTGTCCTGTTTTTCGTGATGTGTAAACCTGTGCAAATAGTAAATTTGGGTAATGTAGCTTGTAGCTAGTTTAtagtacagttaaacccctttataattATGACACAGCAGTTCTtttcttttatatgagatgtctcctATAAGCTAggtacctcgtatgcattttcttatcaacccgtattttGCTGTAGGCACACcagtgtctcttatacccatctGTCTCTTGCATAAGTGTCTTTTATAAAGGTGTTCGACTTCAATCGGAAAACCAAAGATAAAACCAGCGAAAAACCACACGGAAGAATAAGAGCcccacaggacaagcgctggttgTGTGTGGTTGTTCTTCCTTGCTTTCTTTGTGTGGTTTTCTTGCTAGTTTTATCTCTTCATCTCCTTAGTAAACTTGAGATTCGAAgagaatacactcaaacctcgatgtGACAAATCTGGATATATAAAAATATCGGTTTTAATGAAGCAAATGGAAAATAGGCTTGCAATAGCTGTAGTGTGGGGGAGACGCTTTCACGTCTTCGTCGGGAACAGACTGCGAGCTGAGCTCGAGCGGCGGCGGTGTTGAGCTACGAGTGTGGGGGGCTTTTGGTGAGTGCGTGTGGCTGGGGCTTGTTGGTGGGGCAGTGGTGAGAAGCGGCGTCGGTTGTGTTGTCCGTGCTGAGGGGCGTGGGGAGTTCATATTTCTCCTTGGTCAAGCGACGTGCAACAGCGATTAGGAAGAGAACACCTCGTCAATGACCGTTCGGAGGACTTCGAGGCAGCTCCACGACGGTGTCGACGACTTCTCCTTCCCGTCCAAGTCGGGGCCCCTGTCGGCCTACACCTAAGGATTATCGCAAGACGGACAAAGCAGCCCGCGCACGGCCAAAATGACACTCCATCCGAGGAGGGAACATGACCGAAGCTAGCTTTCACGATAGCGGCTGCCTGGTTCGTGTGCGGGCCCAGGTGATTACGCGGGACGACTCGACGGGCGGCTGGGTGCCGCTCGGTGGCGGCGGCCTCAGCAGCGTGTCGGTGCGCAAGCGCCGCGACCTGCAGCCGAACAGCGCGACGCCCGTGCCAGGCGCCTGCTGCTACCAGATCACTGGCGAGCGCGAGGCCCGCGTGCTCCTCCCGTGCGCCATCGGGCGGGACTTCGCGTACAACAAGGTGATGCCCACCTTCCACCACTGGCGCGCCGGAGAGCACAAGTTCGGGCTCACCTTCCAGACGTCGGCGGGCGCCAGGGCCTTCCACAAGGTCGTGCACATCGCAATGGAAGACCTGCTCGACGGTACAGTCAGGCTCGCCAATACCGGTGcataccatagagtttcctaatatacactagagggaagtctggcgctagtgtctatgggagctgcaacgcacagcgcttcagcgagcatgagaatgatgggtagtacacacatttgtctaatcttcacatttctggcctgcttctggcttcgtgtgtgttcgtgtggcttcgagctgttttctcacgaaacaaaaatcagcaaatgttcagcgtttgtgcttcaccacattattcttttaggcttaccatttcaaatcgggtcacaaagttcaaaagggtttgtttttttccttcaaaacgaaactgaaaccaacaaaaaaaacgaagccgcaaatacgattcgccgcccgcaagtacgaacactaggcaaatctatgtattacccattattcccatggtcgctgaacgatggcagcgccagagcccctctagttaattttaggaaactctatggtgcatACTACATAGGTCGCAGTTAAGCATAGTACTACAGCAGTCGTGTATAATACAATTGAGCAAGGGGGTGGGAAGAAGGCGGAGTCGTACCACCTCGTAGCACCTCTGTTTCCTCAGTGTTCGCACACCCATAGTGCGTAGCtgcccctgtttttttttgtccttttttatttttttatcgttGAGCGCTGCTGTATGAGTGCTTGCTCGTAGCAATCCGTGTCATTTCGGTGGAAGTCGGGGGTGATTTTATGGACATTATGAAACACCACCAAATCACCAAATTTCGCAGTTACTTGACCGTGATCGGTCCAGAGGGGTGCTTGATGACACGGCTCAAAATGCGATCACAACACCGCACGACAATATCGCGGCACTTGATACTGTTCAAACTTAAGTAACCTTGGTTGCTCAACCTCGTATTCACTGAACACATTTATCCATCTCGCGTTCTCCTTGATGGTTTCGCGCCTCTATTGCGTCTAATAAAAATTGTAGCCCAGTATTCACGCACGAAGGGCGgcgatggcgcagtggttagagcatccgcctcgcatgcaaaaggtccgtggctcaaatcccggtgccgcgcagttcccaaccggatgaaaaaaaaaaatccgcgtggtgatggaactgcattaagaggcctggggtgcggcctcaccggtaaccactgccgagaacgcactccctcaccagagaaggattggccaccatggtgcagtatctggccactacctcccacatgcatacgtcaaataactcacggccctcagttcccagcagctgcaaagcaactgaccacggcggcggtcagatctgcaacgcagcagagggtgctaagaatctctggatccgggcaggccgccattggaacctgaacttggcaacgtttaacgctagaaccttatctagtgagggaagtctagctgtactattcgaggagctagagggtgttaaatggtgtAGCGTCGAGAGAAGAGCGggcagagaagagagacgtgagacagCGTCGTAAActgccgacggggccgtgccgatcgcgccactttattccaggcctggagccacgtcggctaccagcgtccgccacgccaggcgtgtcagctcgttctaaatctcgcgcagctcgagctagcatcagctgcgcgagaggcgcggcgtggtgatgaagaaatgatgatggtgataatggcgctacagggctccccccctagcgctttgcgcgatttgaaggcatgtgaaaaagaaagagagtgacaaatgctatatacatgaacggcaatccataaagtgttctttggccagtccaggttgtcaacgtttatgggccatcagtaggcagcggtctctggcgggcgacactgggagttgcgcagaggacgcaggaggaagtgccgggtcgctgtggtagccgacaagtgggtctcacggtgacctggtcggacaggccgagagtggaccgtgtgtcgcgaggtcatgacaggatggtgggtgacaatgttggcgctgggtgcaga of the Rhipicephalus microplus isolate Deutch F79 unplaced genomic scaffold, USDA_Rmic scaffold_12, whole genome shotgun sequence genome contains:
- the LOC119179188 gene encoding sprouty-related, EVH1 domain-containing protein 1-like, with amino-acid sequence MTEASFHDSGCLVRVRAQVITRDDSTGGWVPLGGGGLSSVSVRKRRDLQPNSATPVPGACCYQITGEREARVLLPCAIGRDFAYNKVMPTFHHWRAGEHKFGLTFQTSAGARAFHKVVHIAMEDLLDGTVRLANTGAYHRVS